One genomic segment of Acidimicrobiales bacterium includes these proteins:
- the rplR gene encoding 50S ribosomal protein L18 translates to MSTVDRSRARQRRHHRIRKAVRGTAARPRLAVFRSSRHISAQVIDDQTGRTMASASTQQAGVADGTTGVAAATEVGRLIAERAREAGIATVVFDRGGYLYHGRVAALADAARDAGLEF, encoded by the coding sequence GTGAGCACCGTCGATCGGTCCCGAGCGCGTCAGCGGCGCCACCATCGGATCCGCAAGGCGGTCCGGGGGACCGCGGCGCGGCCCCGCCTGGCGGTGTTCCGCTCCTCGCGGCACATCTCGGCACAGGTCATCGACGACCAGACCGGTCGTACGATGGCCAGCGCCTCGACCCAGCAGGCCGGCGTGGCCGACGGGACGACCGGGGTGGCCGCGGCCACCGAAGTCGGTCGCCTGATCGCCGAGCGGGCCCGCGAGGCCGGAATCGCCACCGTGGTGTTCGACCGCGGCGGTTACCTCTACCACGGCCGGGTGGCGGCGCTTGCCGACGCCGCCCGCGATGCCGGACTGGAGTTCTAG
- the rpsE gene encoding 30S ribosomal protein S5, with translation MAPHTNDDASLRESRVIHINRVAKVVKGGRRFSFTALVVIGDGAGRVGLGYGKAKEVPLAIQKGTEEAKRNLFSVPLAGSTIIHPIMGIMGGGRVLLQPAAPGTGVIAGGAARAILEEAGIHDVLCKSQGSPNHINVARATIAGLQALRRPDEVARLRGLDPEEFVPGAMLAAYRRTEAGVGASDGSDGE, from the coding sequence GTGGCACCTCACACCAACGACGACGCCTCCCTTCGGGAGTCACGGGTCATCCACATCAACCGCGTGGCCAAGGTGGTCAAGGGCGGTCGCCGGTTTTCGTTTACTGCCCTGGTGGTGATCGGCGACGGCGCCGGTCGAGTCGGCCTGGGCTACGGCAAGGCTAAGGAGGTCCCGCTGGCAATCCAGAAGGGGACCGAAGAGGCCAAGCGAAACCTATTTAGCGTGCCGCTTGCCGGTTCGACCATCATCCACCCCATCATGGGGATCATGGGTGGCGGCCGGGTCCTGCTCCAGCCGGCCGCCCCCGGTACCGGTGTGATCGCCGGTGGCGCCGCCCGCGCCATTCTCGAAGAGGCCGGCATCCACGACGTGCTCTGTAAGTCGCAGGGATCACCCAACCACATCAACGTGGCCCGGGCCACCATCGCCGGGTTACAGGCCCTGCGCCGGCCCGACGAGGTAGCCCGCCTGCGCGGCCTGGACCCAGAGGAGTTCGTGCCGGGGGCCATGCTTGCCGCGTACCGCCGCACCGAGGCCGGTGTGGGCGCGTCCGACGGTTCTGACGGTGAGTGA
- a CDS encoding phosphoglucosamine mutase → MAEPEVAPAGLRFGTDGVRARAGTRLDEPSVRALGLAAAPLLGADRVVIGRDTRESGPGLSLALAEGLSEGGLQVLSLGVAPTPAVAHVAAADGVAGAVVSASHNPWYDNGVKLFSAGGRKLDDVVQSAVQAAWDVEPRRDGGGGSSSWSDDPDGAAPWADAVASSAGNGSLSGLTLVVDCANGATSAFAADVLTRLGADVAVLHACPNGRNINEDCGSNHPGDLRAAVVEAGADAGLAFDGDGDRVLAVADDGSLLDGDDLLAICAIDRYQRGALPGDTVVVTVMANLGLRRTLVDHGLTVHETAVGDRYVLEALETNGWVLGGEQSGHVVFRDLATTGDGLLTGIQALDAARRSGRTLGERATELMVRAPQVLHAVPVSSDGAAVVAAVADDLALAEAELGDTGRVLVRPSGTEPVVRVMVEAYDTAEASEVADRLVAAVERADRI, encoded by the coding sequence ATGGCAGAGCCCGAGGTCGCTCCGGCGGGCCTCCGATTCGGTACCGACGGCGTTCGCGCCCGTGCCGGCACCCGACTCGACGAACCGTCGGTCCGCGCCCTCGGCCTGGCCGCCGCCCCGCTCCTGGGTGCCGACCGGGTGGTTATCGGCCGCGATACCCGCGAGTCGGGTCCCGGGTTGTCGCTGGCCCTGGCTGAGGGGCTATCCGAAGGTGGGCTCCAGGTGTTGTCCCTCGGCGTGGCGCCCACACCGGCCGTAGCCCACGTGGCGGCCGCTGACGGGGTGGCCGGTGCCGTGGTCTCGGCTTCCCACAACCCCTGGTACGACAACGGGGTGAAGCTGTTCTCCGCCGGCGGTCGGAAGCTGGACGACGTCGTGCAGTCCGCCGTCCAGGCGGCATGGGATGTCGAGCCGCGACGGGACGGAGGAGGCGGGTCGTCGAGCTGGTCCGACGACCCGGATGGGGCAGCCCCCTGGGCCGACGCGGTGGCTTCCTCGGCCGGCAACGGGTCTCTTTCCGGCCTAACCCTGGTTGTGGACTGTGCCAACGGCGCCACGTCAGCGTTCGCCGCCGACGTTCTGACCCGCCTAGGGGCAGATGTAGCTGTGCTCCACGCCTGTCCAAACGGTCGCAACATCAACGAGGACTGCGGGTCTAACCACCCGGGAGACCTACGGGCCGCCGTGGTGGAGGCGGGGGCCGATGCCGGTCTGGCCTTCGACGGTGACGGGGACCGGGTGCTTGCCGTGGCCGATGACGGTTCCCTGCTCGACGGCGATGACCTGCTGGCAATCTGTGCCATCGACCGGTACCAGCGCGGTGCCCTGCCCGGCGACACCGTAGTGGTGACTGTGATGGCCAACCTGGGGCTGCGTCGGACCCTGGTCGACCACGGCCTCACTGTCCACGAGACGGCGGTTGGCGACCGTTACGTGCTGGAGGCCCTAGAGACCAACGGCTGGGTGCTGGGCGGCGAGCAGTCGGGTCATGTGGTCTTTCGCGACCTGGCGACCACTGGCGACGGCCTGCTAACCGGGATCCAGGCCCTGGATGCCGCCCGGCGCAGTGGCCGGACCCTGGGTGAACGGGCGACGGAGCTGATGGTCCGGGCCCCTCAGGTCCTCCACGCCGTTCCCGTTTCTTCGGACGGGGCCGCGGTGGTGGCCGCGGTGGCCGACGACCTGGCTCTCGCCGAGGCCGAACTGGGTGATACCGGGCGGGTGCTAGTCCGACCGTCGGGTACCGAGCCAGTCGTCCGGGTGATGGTGGAGGCGTACGACACCGCTGAGGCCTCGGAGGTGGCCGACCGCTTGGTGGCTGCTGTCGAGCGGGCCGACCGGATCTGA
- the rpsD gene encoding 30S ribosomal protein S4 has translation MSRYTGPRARVSRRLGTNIFGTKGEVVALDKRPYPPGEHGRTRRRGNPSEYLVQLQEKQKARFAYGLSEKQFRRIYAEANRRQGVTGENMLQYLELRLDNVVYRAGMAATRPQARQLVNHGHVDVNGSRVDIPSYRCRKGDVVTLRDKARKMVVVQWNIDVLDRQAPAWLDMGENGHEVTVRELPLREQIDVPVREQLIVELYSK, from the coding sequence ATGTCCCGCTACACCGGCCCCCGAGCCCGGGTCTCCCGCCGCCTCGGTACCAACATCTTCGGCACCAAGGGTGAGGTTGTGGCGTTGGACAAGCGCCCGTACCCGCCCGGCGAGCACGGCCGGACCCGACGTCGGGGGAACCCGTCCGAGTATCTGGTGCAGCTTCAGGAGAAGCAGAAGGCTCGCTTCGCATACGGCCTGTCTGAAAAGCAGTTCCGTCGGATCTACGCCGAAGCCAACCGTCGCCAGGGCGTGACGGGCGAGAACATGCTCCAGTACCTGGAGCTTCGCCTGGACAACGTCGTCTACCGGGCCGGCATGGCCGCTACCCGACCGCAGGCCCGGCAACTGGTCAACCACGGCCATGTGGACGTCAACGGCAGCCGGGTAGACATTCCCAGCTATCGCTGCCGGAAGGGCGATGTAGTCACACTGCGCGACAAGGCCCGCAAGATGGTTGTTGTGCAGTGGAACATCGACGTGCTCGACCGACAGGCCCCGGCCTGGTTGGACATGGGCGAGAACGGCCACGAGGTCACCGTCCGAGAACTACCCCTCCGCGAGCAGATCGACGTTCCGGTTCGCGAACAGCTCATTGTCGAGCTCTATTCCAAGTAG
- the rplM gene encoding 50S ribosomal protein L13, which produces MSTYTPKASEIQRVWHLVDADGLVLGRMASEVAAILRGKHKPTFTPHIDTGDHVVIINADKVVLTGAKATDKNVYDHSGYPGGLRTRSYGKLLADKPAEAVRRTIRGMLPKNRLGRQQLTKLKVYRGPDHPHEAQQPQPLAIDHARARKA; this is translated from the coding sequence GTGTCCACGTACACCCCCAAGGCCAGCGAGATTCAGCGCGTCTGGCACCTCGTGGATGCTGACGGTCTCGTCCTCGGTCGCATGGCCTCCGAGGTGGCGGCGATCCTACGCGGAAAGCACAAGCCGACGTTCACCCCCCATATCGACACCGGCGACCACGTGGTGATTATTAACGCCGACAAGGTCGTGCTGACCGGCGCCAAGGCGACCGACAAGAACGTCTATGACCATTCTGGCTATCCGGGCGGCCTTCGCACCCGGTCCTACGGCAAGTTGCTGGCCGACAAGCCCGCGGAGGCGGTTCGCCGGACCATCCGGGGCATGCTCCCCAAGAACCGCCTAGGTCGCCAGCAACTGACCAAGTTAAAGGTTTACCGCGGCCCCGACCATCCGCACGAGGCCCAGCAGCCGCAGCCGTTGGCCATCGACCACGCACGGGCCCGCAAGGCCTGA
- the rpmJ gene encoding 50S ribosomal protein L36, translated as MKVRASVKRICEKCRVIRRHGRVQVICTNPRHKQRQG; from the coding sequence ATGAAGGTCCGAGCGAGCGTCAAGCGAATCTGTGAGAAGTGCCGGGTGATCCGGCGTCACGGTCGCGTGCAGGTCATCTGCACCAACCCCCGCCACAAGCAGCGTCAGGGCTAG
- the rpmD gene encoding 50S ribosomal protein L30: MAQLIVTQVRSGIGAKPKQRGTLRALGLGRIGRSNTLPDRGEIRGMIARVPHLVQVEEVDGE, encoded by the coding sequence ATGGCACAACTCATCGTCACCCAGGTCCGAAGTGGCATCGGTGCCAAGCCCAAGCAGCGGGGGACCCTACGTGCTCTGGGCCTGGGTCGTATCGGTCGCAGTAACACCCTGCCCGACCGGGGTGAGATCCGGGGCATGATCGCCCGGGTCCCCCACCTGGTCCAGGTCGAGGAGGTCGACGGAGAATGA
- a CDS encoding adenylate kinase, whose product MTAVRLVILGRQGSGKGTQASRLVEAYDTVHISTGDMLRAAVGAETELGLQARAVMDAGELVGDDLINGIVAERLAQDDVAEHGFLLDGYPRTPDQASALEGFLAEAGTPMDAAVNLDVPVDEVTARMVARGRADDTAEAIRRRLDLYESETAPLLAWFAERGLLEVVDGLGIEDDVFTRLTTAIDRRLSVGDAS is encoded by the coding sequence ATGACCGCCGTCCGTCTCGTCATCCTCGGACGCCAGGGTTCCGGAAAGGGCACCCAGGCATCACGCCTGGTGGAGGCCTACGACACGGTGCACATCTCGACCGGTGACATGTTGCGCGCCGCTGTGGGCGCCGAGACGGAACTGGGCCTGCAGGCCAGGGCCGTGATGGACGCCGGCGAACTGGTCGGCGACGACCTCATCAACGGCATCGTGGCCGAGCGGCTGGCCCAGGACGACGTGGCCGAGCATGGTTTCCTGCTGGACGGCTATCCCCGGACCCCCGACCAGGCCTCGGCGCTCGAAGGCTTTCTGGCCGAGGCCGGGACTCCGATGGATGCCGCCGTGAACCTCGACGTTCCCGTCGACGAGGTCACGGCCCGCATGGTGGCTCGGGGCCGGGCTGATGACACGGCGGAGGCTATTCGCCGCCGTCTGGACCTGTACGAGTCAGAGACGGCGCCGCTACTGGCCTGGTTCGCCGAACGCGGCCTACTGGAGGTGGTTGACGGCCTAGGCATTGAAGATGACGTGTTCACCCGCCTCACAACCGCCATCGACAGACGGCTGAGCGTCGGAGACGCGTCGTGA
- the rpsM gene encoding 30S ribosomal protein S13 has protein sequence MARISGVDIPREKRVLIALTYIHGIGRTSAASICEATGVNPSTRVRDLADDEVTSIRVFVDQQLKVEGDLRREVSQNIKRKMDIGCYQGLRHRRGLPVRGQRTHTNARTRKGPRKTVANKKQVTK, from the coding sequence ATGGCACGAATTTCCGGCGTCGACATCCCCCGCGAGAAGCGGGTACTGATCGCGCTGACCTACATCCACGGCATCGGTCGCACATCGGCGGCGAGCATCTGCGAGGCCACCGGCGTCAACCCCTCCACCCGGGTGCGTGACCTGGCCGACGACGAGGTCACTTCGATCCGGGTGTTTGTCGACCAGCAGCTCAAGGTCGAGGGCGACCTCCGTCGCGAGGTGTCCCAGAACATCAAGCGCAAGATGGACATCGGTTGCTACCAGGGCCTCCGCCACCGTCGTGGCCTTCCGGTCCGTGGCCAGCGCACCCACACCAACGCCCGGACCCGTAAGGGTCCCCGCAAGACGGTCGCTAACAAGAAGCAGGTCACGAAGTAA
- the rpsK gene encoding 30S ribosomal protein S11 produces MAKPAAGGRRPRKKERKNVPHGVVHIKSSFNNTIITITDQGGNTLAWASAGNVGFKGSRKSTPFAAQMAAEQCARRAMEHGVRKVDVVVRGPGSGRETAIRTIQNVGIEVTGIKDVTPIPHNGCRPPKRRRV; encoded by the coding sequence ATGGCGAAGCCGGCTGCCGGGGGTCGACGTCCCCGTAAGAAGGAACGGAAGAACGTCCCGCACGGGGTCGTTCACATCAAGAGTTCCTTCAACAACACGATCATCACCATTACGGATCAGGGTGGGAACACCCTGGCCTGGGCCTCGGCCGGCAACGTCGGTTTCAAAGGGTCCCGCAAGTCGACGCCGTTTGCCGCCCAGATGGCGGCTGAGCAGTGCGCCCGGCGGGCCATGGAACACGGTGTCCGCAAGGTCGACGTAGTGGTTCGTGGCCCCGGATCCGGTCGCGAGACGGCCATCCGGACCATCCAGAACGTCGGCATCGAGGTGACGGGCATCAAGGACGTCACCCCAATTCCCCACAACGGTTGTCGGCCGCCCAAGCGGCGGAGGGTCTGA
- a CDS encoding DNA-directed RNA polymerase subunit alpha, which yields MLVIQRPTVEAVGEAVGNRQQFSIGPLEPGFGHTLGNSLRRTLLSSIPGAAVTQVKFDDALHEFGTIEGVVEDVTDIVLNLKDVELRSHSDEPVTLRVDVRGGAEVTAAALESNDQVEVLNPDLHLATIAPKGRLALELTVEVGRGYLGSDRAVGEGVIGVIPVDALFSPVRRVSIDVEPVSVGQTQDMDRLVLDITTDGSVSPRDALASAGATLRTLVQLVEDMSDEARGLELGEAEEVGGSSPDLDLPIEDLDLSERPRNCLKRAQVDTVGQLLEKTEDDLLAVTNFGQKSLDEVIEKLDERGLTLRVRV from the coding sequence ATGCTGGTCATTCAGCGACCGACCGTCGAAGCCGTCGGCGAAGCCGTCGGCAACCGTCAGCAGTTTTCCATCGGCCCGCTTGAGCCGGGCTTCGGCCACACCTTGGGCAACTCGCTCCGGAGGACGCTGCTGTCGTCTATCCCGGGCGCTGCGGTCACTCAGGTGAAGTTCGACGACGCTCTGCACGAGTTCGGCACTATCGAAGGGGTGGTGGAGGATGTCACTGACATTGTCCTGAACCTGAAGGATGTCGAGCTGCGCTCCCACAGTGACGAGCCGGTCACCCTGCGGGTCGACGTCCGCGGCGGAGCCGAGGTCACTGCGGCGGCTCTCGAGTCCAACGACCAGGTTGAGGTTCTGAACCCGGATCTGCACCTGGCCACCATCGCTCCTAAGGGCCGTCTGGCCCTCGAGTTGACCGTCGAGGTGGGCCGGGGCTACCTGGGTTCGGACCGTGCCGTCGGCGAGGGCGTCATCGGCGTCATCCCGGTGGATGCCCTGTTCTCGCCGGTTCGGCGGGTATCGATCGACGTGGAGCCTGTCTCTGTCGGCCAAACCCAGGACATGGACCGTCTCGTGCTGGACATCACCACCGACGGCTCGGTCAGCCCGCGTGACGCCCTGGCCTCGGCCGGTGCCACCCTGCGAACTCTTGTGCAGTTGGTGGAGGACATGAGCGACGAAGCCCGCGGCCTGGAGTTGGGCGAGGCTGAGGAAGTGGGTGGCAGCTCACCGGACCTAGACCTCCCCATCGAGGACCTGGACCTGTCGGAACGGCCCCGCAACTGCCTCAAGCGTGCCCAGGTCGACACGGTCGGCCAGCTCTTGGAGAAGACCGAGGACGACCTGTTGGCCGTCACCAACTTCGGCCAGAAGTCTCTGGACGAGGTCATCGAGAAGCTCGACGAGCGCGGCCTGACGCTCCGGGTCCGGGTCTGA
- the rpsI gene encoding 30S ribosomal protein S9 yields the protein MPSPLIQTTGRRKESVARVRLRPGNGTVTVNGRTAEDYFPSESHRLVFMEPLRVTATEGAYDIDATLHGGGVSGQAGAMRLGIARALEALEPERRPALKQAGLLKRDDRKKESKKYGLHKARKAPQYSKR from the coding sequence ATGCCCAGCCCCCTCATCCAGACCACCGGTCGTCGCAAGGAGTCGGTCGCCCGCGTCCGGCTGCGTCCCGGCAACGGCACCGTCACAGTGAACGGTCGGACTGCCGAGGACTACTTCCCGTCGGAGAGCCACCGCCTGGTGTTCATGGAGCCGCTGCGGGTCACGGCCACCGAGGGCGCCTACGACATCGACGCCACGCTGCACGGTGGTGGGGTGTCCGGACAGGCTGGGGCCATGCGGCTCGGGATCGCCCGGGCGCTGGAGGCGCTCGAGCCCGAGCGTCGGCCCGCCCTCAAGCAGGCCGGCCTCCTGAAGCGGGACGACCGCAAGAAGGAGTCCAAGAAGTACGGCCTCCACAAGGCCCGTAAGGCTCCGCAGTACTCCAAGCGCTAG
- the infA gene encoding translation initiation factor IF-1 yields MPKPKEDAIVLEGTVLEPLPNAMFRVELENGHNVLAHISGKMRMHYIRILPGDRVQVELTPYDLQRGRITYRYK; encoded by the coding sequence CTGCCGAAGCCCAAGGAAGATGCGATCGTGCTGGAAGGCACGGTTCTCGAGCCGCTGCCGAACGCCATGTTCCGCGTCGAGCTGGAGAACGGCCACAACGTGCTGGCCCACATCTCCGGGAAGATGCGGATGCACTACATCCGGATCCTTCCGGGCGACCGCGTCCAGGTTGAGCTCACCCCTTACGACCTCCAGAGAGGTCGGATCACCTACCGCTACAAGTAG
- the truA gene encoding tRNA pseudouridine(38-40) synthase TruA, producing the protein MRVRGTVAYDGSPFHGFAVNDGVPTVAGLLSGALSRVLGTDVVLTCAGRTDRGVHAVGQVVSFDAPDDASLEAVRRAVNRQCRPSVVLTALERAADDFDARFSAIGRTYRYRILDRPDPDPFTALRAWHVSVPLDVDAMQLATADLVGEHDFSSFCRRPTPRPDGTSAGLVRRVTAASWRRVADGLSGADLLEFEVSATAFCHQMVRSVVGTLVAVGRGHLAADALPSILAAKNRQAAGEPAPPEGLTFWSVDYPGATSASP; encoded by the coding sequence ATGCGGGTCCGGGGAACCGTCGCCTACGACGGGTCCCCGTTCCACGGGTTCGCCGTTAACGATGGCGTCCCGACGGTCGCCGGCCTCCTCAGCGGGGCACTGTCGAGGGTTCTTGGTACCGATGTGGTGCTGACCTGTGCAGGGCGGACCGACCGCGGCGTGCACGCCGTGGGCCAGGTGGTCAGTTTCGACGCCCCGGACGACGCTTCTCTGGAGGCCGTCCGGCGGGCGGTGAACCGCCAGTGCAGGCCGTCGGTCGTGTTGACAGCGTTGGAGCGTGCGGCCGACGACTTCGACGCCCGGTTCAGTGCCATCGGGCGAACCTACCGGTACCGCATCCTGGATCGTCCGGACCCCGATCCGTTCACTGCCCTGCGAGCCTGGCACGTGTCGGTACCCCTTGACGTCGACGCGATGCAGTTGGCCACCGCCGACCTCGTCGGCGAGCACGACTTCTCATCATTCTGTCGGCGTCCCACGCCCCGGCCCGACGGCACGTCGGCCGGCCTGGTGCGCCGGGTCACCGCGGCGTCGTGGCGGAGGGTGGCCGACGGCCTGTCGGGCGCCGACCTCCTGGAGTTCGAGGTGTCGGCCACCGCCTTCTGCCACCAGATGGTGCGCTCGGTAGTCGGGACCCTGGTAGCTGTGGGTCGGGGTCACCTGGCCGCCGATGCCCTGCCCAGCATCCTGGCGGCCAAGAACCGGCAGGCGGCCGGGGAGCCGGCCCCACCGGAGGGCTTGACCTTCTGGTCGGTGGACTATCCGGGGGCCACCTCCGCCTCGCCGTAG
- the rplF gene encoding 50S ribosomal protein L6, with protein MSRIGKAPIPVPSGVEVSISGRQVAVKGPKGALDLEVPGEITVRQDGEEILVERPDDERVNRAMHGLTRSLVNNMMVGVSEGFRKELQIVGVGYRCIAKGTDALELQLGFSHPVLVEAPDGISFEVPEPTRIIVSGADKQVVGQVAADIRSHRKPEPYKGKGVRYLGEHVARKAGKAAK; from the coding sequence ATGTCCCGAATCGGGAAGGCCCCCATCCCCGTGCCGTCGGGCGTCGAGGTCTCGATTAGCGGCCGCCAGGTCGCCGTGAAGGGCCCCAAGGGAGCCCTGGACCTCGAGGTGCCCGGCGAGATCACCGTCCGCCAAGACGGCGAGGAGATCCTCGTCGAGCGCCCCGACGACGAGCGGGTTAACCGGGCCATGCACGGGCTGACTCGTTCACTGGTGAACAACATGATGGTCGGCGTGTCGGAGGGCTTCCGCAAGGAACTCCAGATCGTGGGTGTCGGGTACCGCTGTATCGCCAAGGGAACCGACGCCCTCGAGCTCCAGCTCGGCTTCAGCCATCCGGTTCTCGTCGAGGCCCCGGACGGCATCTCCTTTGAGGTGCCAGAACCGACCCGCATCATCGTGTCGGGTGCCGACAAGCAGGTCGTCGGCCAGGTGGCCGCCGACATCCGTTCGCACCGCAAGCCGGAGCCCTACAAGGGCAAGGGCGTGCGCTACCTCGGCGAGCACGTGGCCCGCAAGGCCGGAAAGGCGGCGAAGTGA
- the rplO gene encoding 50S ribosomal protein L15, whose translation MKIHDLQPAPGSKKRAKRVARGIGGRGGKTAGRGMKGQRARNTVRVGFEGGQMPLHQRIPKLKGFKNPFRVEYQAVNLDAIEASGLDEISPETLHAHGLVGKKSLVKVLGRGEVTRAVTVRAHAFSASAEAAITAAGGSVEKLPLPFAVRPPASGNALMNR comes from the coding sequence ATGAAGATCCACGATCTGCAGCCGGCCCCCGGCTCCAAGAAGCGCGCCAAGCGCGTCGCACGCGGTATCGGCGGTAGGGGCGGCAAGACCGCTGGCCGCGGCATGAAGGGACAGCGGGCCCGTAACACGGTTCGGGTCGGCTTCGAGGGTGGCCAGATGCCCCTTCATCAGCGGATTCCAAAGCTCAAGGGCTTCAAGAACCCGTTTCGCGTCGAGTACCAGGCGGTAAACCTCGACGCTATCGAGGCCAGTGGCCTCGACGAGATCTCACCGGAGACTCTGCACGCCCACGGCCTGGTCGGCAAGAAGTCGTTGGTCAAGGTGCTGGGTCGGGGCGAGGTTACCCGGGCCGTCACCGTGCGGGCCCACGCCTTCTCGGCCTCGGCCGAGGCCGCTATCACTGCGGCCGGTGGAAGCGTCGAGAAGCTACCCCTGCCCTTCGCCGTGCGCCCACCGGCCAGCGGCAACGCCCTGATGAACCGCTGA
- the rplQ gene encoding 50S ribosomal protein L17 produces MPATPKRGRRFGGSSAHQKSMMANLVASLIAAEAITTTEAKAKAVRPIAEKIITKAKKGGLHNHRQVVAFLRDREMAARLFDEIAPRYTDRAGGYTRILKVGPRHGDNAPMARIELV; encoded by the coding sequence ATGCCCGCGACCCCTAAGAGGGGCCGTCGCTTCGGCGGCAGCTCCGCCCACCAGAAGTCGATGATGGCCAACCTGGTGGCGTCGCTCATCGCCGCTGAGGCGATCACTACCACCGAGGCCAAGGCCAAGGCGGTCCGGCCGATCGCCGAGAAGATCATCACCAAGGCCAAGAAGGGCGGCCTGCACAATCACCGCCAGGTAGTGGCGTTCCTCCGGGACCGCGAGATGGCGGCCCGGCTCTTCGATGAGATCGCGCCGCGGTACACCGACCGGGCGGGTGGCTATACCCGGATCCTGAAGGTCGGCCCCCGCCACGGGGACAACGCGCCGATGGCGCGCATCGAGCTGGTCTGA
- the secY gene encoding preprotein translocase subunit SecY, with translation MLNMFRVGDLRKRIVFTLLMILLYRVGAFMPAPGIDVEQVQLLRDRADQGGVLAFMQLFSGGSLTSFAVFALGVMPYITASIIMQVLGVVVPRIEQWQQQGAVGQRKITQWTRYLTVAIAVIQSTSFAFLFNDRGNSISGQSGANLLPDFHIGTVSVVVLTLTAGTALLMWIGELITQKGIGNGMSLLIMISIVSGFPAQGSLIHAENGVVASVVVVAVLMAMIAAIVFVEQGQRRIPVQFAKRVVGRRMYGGQNTYIPLKVNQSGVIPIIFASSVLYLPVLVAAALPWDGFRGWIDNNLAQPDNVFYFTITGLLIVGFAYFYTAITFDPVKQADTIRKQGGFVPGIRPGHQTERYLARILSRITLPGALFIAGVALVPSILINVFLDTSAGVGSGGAAGFGFIGISILIAAGVSLETMKQVDSQLTMRNYEGFLK, from the coding sequence ATGCTGAATATGTTCAGGGTGGGGGATCTGCGAAAGCGGATCGTGTTCACCCTGCTCATGATCCTGCTCTACCGGGTGGGCGCTTTCATGCCTGCCCCCGGTATCGATGTTGAGCAGGTCCAACTGCTGCGCGACCGGGCGGACCAGGGGGGCGTTCTGGCCTTCATGCAGCTCTTCTCCGGCGGGTCCCTGACCAGCTTTGCCGTGTTCGCCCTAGGCGTCATGCCCTACATCACGGCGTCAATCATCATGCAGGTACTCGGCGTGGTGGTACCCCGGATCGAGCAGTGGCAGCAGCAGGGAGCGGTCGGTCAGCGCAAGATTACCCAGTGGACTCGCTACCTGACGGTGGCCATCGCTGTCATCCAGTCCACGAGCTTCGCGTTTTTGTTCAACGACCGCGGCAACTCGATCTCTGGTCAGTCGGGGGCCAATCTGCTGCCCGATTTTCACATCGGCACGGTGAGCGTGGTTGTCCTGACCTTGACCGCCGGAACGGCGCTGCTCATGTGGATAGGCGAGCTGATCACCCAAAAGGGGATCGGCAACGGTATGTCGCTGCTGATCATGATCTCTATCGTGAGCGGCTTCCCGGCCCAGGGCTCCCTGATCCATGCCGAAAATGGGGTGGTGGCCTCCGTCGTGGTGGTAGCCGTCCTGATGGCCATGATCGCCGCCATCGTCTTCGTGGAGCAGGGTCAGCGACGCATCCCGGTGCAGTTCGCCAAGCGGGTGGTGGGTCGCCGGATGTATGGCGGCCAGAACACCTACATCCCGCTGAAGGTGAACCAGTCGGGCGTGATCCCAATCATCTTCGCCTCGTCTGTGCTGTACCTACCGGTGTTGGTAGCTGCCGCCCTGCCCTGGGACGGCTTCCGGGGCTGGATCGACAACAACCTGGCCCAGCCGGACAACGTCTTTTACTTCACCATCACCGGCCTGCTAATTGTGGGCTTCGCCTACTTCTACACGGCGATCACCTTCGACCCGGTCAAGCAGGCCGACACCATCCGCAAGCAGGGCGGGTTCGTGCCCGGCATCCGTCCAGGCCACCAGACTGAGCGGTACCTGGCCCGAATACTGTCACGCATCACGCTGCCCGGCGCCCTGTTCATCGCCGGCGTGGCGCTGGTCCCGTCGATCCTGATCAATGTGTTCCTGGACACCAGTGCCGGGGTGGGCTCGGGCGGTGCGGCCGGCTTCGGCTTCATCGGAATCTCGATCTTGATCGCCGCCGGTGTCTCTCTGGAGACCATGAAGCAGGTCGATTCGCAACTCACCATGCGCAACTACGAGGGCTTCCTCAAGTAG